A genomic window from Mesosutterella faecium includes:
- a CDS encoding L-serine ammonia-lyase codes for MAISVFDIFRVGIGPSSSHTVGPMRAARLFVNSLTQKGLLEKTARVRVEFMGSLGATGIGHSTDTAFVLGLMGLDPETVDVDAASAEIARVRSGGTLLLAGKKEIPFLWPRDIAFSPEKICSFHTNALNAEAYAGDGRLLYERRYYSVGGGFVAAGVEGNPDSVEVPASFRTAALPYRFRHMSDLMVYSDRDKKSLPEIVRSYERAWRTDAEIDAGLDHIWEVMRECIERGFSRDGELPGPWHVARRASSMKRRLEQQPAGSDPLAALDWVQAFAFATGEENAAGGRIVTAPTNGSAGVLPAVLEYYSRFTPGASPEGVRDFLLTAGAIGILFKTNGSISGAEVGCQGEVGVACSMAAAGLTAVLGGTAYQIENAAEIGIEHNLGLTCDPVAGQVQIPCIERNAMAAVQAVSASRLALHGTGRHYVSLDEAIRTMLETGRDMCNKYKETSTGGLAVCIVEC; via the coding sequence ATGGCCATCAGTGTGTTTGACATATTCCGCGTTGGAATCGGTCCGTCTTCTTCGCACACGGTCGGGCCGATGAGGGCGGCTAGGCTGTTCGTCAACTCGCTCACGCAAAAAGGGCTGCTTGAGAAGACGGCCCGCGTCCGGGTGGAGTTCATGGGCAGCCTGGGTGCGACCGGCATCGGACACTCCACGGACACGGCCTTCGTTCTGGGGCTGATGGGTCTGGACCCGGAGACGGTTGATGTGGATGCGGCTTCCGCGGAGATTGCGCGGGTGCGCTCCGGCGGGACGCTTCTTCTGGCCGGCAAAAAGGAAATTCCCTTTCTCTGGCCGCGCGACATTGCCTTCAGCCCAGAGAAGATCTGCAGCTTCCATACGAACGCGCTCAATGCGGAGGCCTACGCCGGAGACGGCCGGCTCCTTTACGAGAGGCGCTACTACTCCGTGGGCGGGGGCTTCGTAGCCGCCGGCGTGGAAGGCAATCCGGATTCCGTCGAAGTTCCGGCATCCTTCCGCACGGCGGCGCTGCCCTACCGCTTCCGCCACATGTCGGATCTGATGGTGTACTCCGACCGGGACAAAAAGAGCCTGCCGGAAATCGTCCGCAGCTACGAGAGGGCCTGGCGCACGGATGCTGAAATCGACGCCGGGCTGGACCACATCTGGGAGGTCATGCGCGAATGCATCGAGCGCGGCTTCAGCCGCGACGGCGAGCTGCCCGGACCATGGCACGTGGCAAGGCGCGCGTCCTCAATGAAGCGCAGGCTGGAGCAGCAGCCCGCAGGCTCCGACCCTCTGGCGGCCCTCGACTGGGTGCAGGCGTTTGCCTTTGCGACCGGTGAGGAGAACGCGGCCGGGGGACGCATCGTGACAGCGCCGACAAACGGCTCCGCCGGCGTTCTTCCGGCTGTTTTGGAATACTATTCGCGCTTTACGCCGGGGGCGTCTCCCGAGGGCGTGCGGGATTTTCTTCTGACGGCCGGCGCCATCGGGATCCTCTTCAAGACGAACGGGTCGATTTCCGGGGCCGAAGTGGGCTGCCAGGGCGAGGTCGGCGTCGCCTGCTCCATGGCCGCCGCGGGGCTTACCGCAGTGCTGGGCGGCACGGCTTACCAGATCGAGAACGCCGCTGAAATCGGCATTGAGCACAACCTTGGCCTCACTTGCGATCCCGTGGCAGGGCAGGTTCAGATCCCCTGCATCGAAAGAAATGCCATGGCCGCGGTGCAGGCGGTGTCTGCCTCAAGGCTTGCGCTGCACGGCACGGGCCGCCACTATGTTTCGCTGGACGAGGCCATCAGGACCATGCTCGAGACAGGCCGCGACATGTGCAATAAATACAAGGAGACGAGCACGGGCGGCCTTGCGGTCTGCATCGTGGAGTGCTGA
- a CDS encoding thymidylate synthase, which produces MYDQYETLLKHVFDNGVEKTDRTGTGTLSVFGYQMRFPLSEGFPLVTTKKLHLRSIIFELLWFLSGDTNIKYLHDNRVTIWDEWADAQGNLGPIYGAQWRSWRAASGEKIDQIAELIEQIKTHPDSRRLIVCAWNVGEIRRMALPPCHCLFQFYVADGKLSCQLYQRSCDIFLGVPFNIASYSLLTHMVAQQCGLQPGDFIWTGGDCHIYLNHLEQVREQLSRSPRRYPTLRILRKPKDIFSYRYEDFAFEGYNPWPAIKAPIAV; this is translated from the coding sequence ATGTACGACCAATACGAAACACTGCTGAAGCACGTTTTTGACAACGGCGTGGAGAAAACCGACAGAACCGGCACGGGAACACTTTCCGTCTTCGGCTACCAGATGCGCTTCCCCCTCTCAGAGGGCTTTCCCCTTGTGACGACCAAAAAGCTGCACCTGCGCTCCATTATCTTCGAGCTGCTCTGGTTCCTCAGCGGCGACACCAACATCAAATATCTTCACGACAACCGCGTGACAATCTGGGACGAATGGGCAGACGCCCAGGGCAACCTCGGGCCCATCTATGGCGCGCAGTGGCGAAGCTGGAGAGCCGCCTCGGGAGAGAAAATCGACCAGATCGCCGAACTCATTGAGCAGATCAAAACCCACCCGGACAGCAGGCGGCTGATCGTCTGCGCCTGGAATGTAGGAGAAATCCGGCGCATGGCCCTTCCGCCCTGCCACTGCCTTTTCCAGTTCTACGTTGCCGACGGAAAGCTTTCCTGCCAGCTCTACCAGAGATCCTGCGACATCTTTCTCGGGGTTCCGTTCAACATCGCGAGCTACAGCCTGCTCACCCATATGGTGGCGCAGCAGTGCGGCCTGCAGCCCGGCGACTTCATCTGGACCGGAGGCGACTGCCACATCTACCTCAACCACCTCGAGCAGGTGCGCGAGCAGCTCTCAAGGAGCCCGCGGCGCTACCCCACTCTCAGGATTCTGAGAAAGCCGAAGGATATCTTCTCCTACCGCTACGAGGATTTCGCCTTCGAAGGCTACAACCCCTGGCCCGCAATTAAGGCGCCCATTGCAGTCTGA
- the rng gene encoding ribonuclease G, producing the protein MEEVLINYSPRETRAAILSDGILEEIHLEREVSRGLVGNVYLGRVVRVLPGMQSAFINIGLERTAFLHVADIEEAHRSDAVLPIERVLHEGDAVMVQVAKDPIGTKGARLTTTVSLAGRKLVYLPKEPHIGVSQRIDDPELRERLREQVAAMRPKDEKGGYIVRTSAEEGVTEEEFLNDMRYLKLLWEKIRYSASHQPAPSLLYQDLSLAQRVLRDMVHAETQAIYVDSQDMYQSLRSFADTFVPAAAGRLRLYRGDASLFEKFKVDEEIEKALRRRVDLKSGGYLVFDQTEAMTTIDVNTGGYVGKKDFGDTVFKTNLEAAQTIARQLRLRNLGGIIIIDFIDMDSDEHREAVLAELRRGIARDRTRMTLSNFTELGLVEMTRKRTRESLAHMVCEPCPVCGGRGEIKTARTVCYEIMREVVREWRQYKDAKEFKILASQSVIDMFLDSESQALELLHEFIGKPVSLLVEPEYTQEQFDVIIA; encoded by the coding sequence TTGGAAGAAGTCTTGATCAATTATTCCCCGAGGGAGACCCGCGCCGCGATTCTCTCCGATGGCATTCTGGAGGAAATCCATCTGGAGCGCGAGGTTTCCAGGGGGCTTGTGGGCAATGTATATCTGGGCCGGGTGGTGCGCGTCCTGCCGGGAATGCAGTCCGCGTTCATCAACATAGGGCTGGAGCGCACGGCGTTTCTCCATGTGGCCGACATTGAGGAGGCGCACCGGTCCGATGCCGTGCTGCCCATCGAGAGGGTTCTCCACGAGGGCGACGCCGTCATGGTGCAGGTGGCTAAGGATCCCATCGGCACCAAGGGCGCAAGGCTGACCACGACGGTGTCTCTTGCCGGCAGGAAGCTGGTTTATCTGCCGAAGGAGCCCCACATCGGAGTGTCCCAGAGAATAGACGATCCTGAGCTGAGGGAACGGCTGCGCGAGCAGGTCGCCGCCATGAGGCCGAAGGACGAGAAGGGAGGCTACATCGTCCGCACCTCCGCGGAGGAGGGTGTGACCGAAGAGGAGTTCCTCAACGACATGAGGTATCTGAAGCTGCTCTGGGAGAAGATCCGCTACAGCGCCTCGCATCAGCCCGCCCCGTCCCTTCTTTACCAGGATCTGTCGCTCGCGCAGCGCGTGCTGCGCGACATGGTGCATGCCGAAACGCAGGCGATCTACGTGGACTCACAGGACATGTATCAGTCGCTGCGCAGCTTCGCCGATACCTTTGTGCCGGCGGCGGCCGGCAGGCTGCGGCTTTACCGCGGCGACGCCTCGCTTTTCGAAAAGTTCAAGGTTGACGAGGAAATCGAGAAGGCGCTTCGCCGGCGAGTCGACCTGAAGTCCGGCGGATACCTGGTGTTCGATCAGACGGAGGCCATGACCACCATTGACGTCAACACCGGCGGCTACGTGGGTAAAAAGGATTTCGGGGATACGGTCTTCAAGACGAATCTGGAGGCCGCGCAGACCATTGCACGGCAGCTCCGGCTGAGAAACCTGGGCGGCATCATCATCATCGACTTCATCGACATGGACAGCGATGAACACCGCGAGGCGGTGCTCGCCGAGCTGCGCCGCGGCATCGCGCGCGACCGCACCCGCATGACGCTCAGCAATTTCACGGAGCTCGGGCTGGTGGAGATGACCCGCAAGCGCACCCGCGAGAGCCTCGCCCACATGGTCTGCGAGCCCTGCCCGGTATGCGGAGGCCGCGGCGAGATCAAGACGGCGCGCACCGTGTGCTATGAAATCATGCGCGAAGTCGTGCGCGAATGGCGCCAGTACAAGGATGCGAAGGAGTTCAAGATCCTTGCCTCCCAGTCAGTGATCGACATGTTCCTTGACAGCGAGTCGCAGGCGCTCGAGCTGCTGCACGAGTTTATTGGGAAGCCCGTGTCCCTGCTTGTGGAGCCTGAGTACACCCAGGAGCAGTTTGACGTCATCATCGCCTGA
- the sbcB gene encoding exodeoxyribonuclease I, producing MPDSFYWFDYETFGLRRGEAFPAQFAGRRTDLELNPLDDGEVFYCKPGIDMLPSPQSCALTGILPQYCERHGLPEGLFAREVLRRLGARGTVGIGYNSFAFDDEVTRFLLWRNLLPPYEREFKDDCGRWDLYPLVLAYWALRPEGVNWPRWRECIGLLNEKRLLKLPEPKNPDAFCFKLECLSRANGLGHEKAHDALSDVNATIELARLIRSRNPRFWSWAFENQTKPKVIAQINHPAVLWLDPHQRQDRGYLRFVRQIGVDSVNPNSVYLWDLTRDPTELLDQTPESIRQRTFRKTGDLPEGVSPLPIYRLAVNRHPFVCSAIHVLGPRRAEEFGWDFSQIQKNASWFTAERLRLASDLLSRAFTARAGDEAEPEDADVALYSSGFPSDRDQGMLKSLQNLSPGELEQRVHSGRVIFEKPVYYELLLRYRARNNPEYLNAEELGRWKAFVRQKMQSSLPRFECEVQALEESLAGRGGDIVAQLRQWPRRDALRQILSEEGVKGGQRENEGQEL from the coding sequence ATGCCGGACTCTTTTTACTGGTTTGATTACGAGACTTTCGGCCTGAGGCGCGGGGAGGCCTTCCCCGCCCAGTTTGCAGGGCGCAGAACGGATCTGGAGCTCAATCCCCTTGACGATGGGGAGGTCTTTTACTGCAAGCCGGGAATCGACATGCTGCCTTCGCCGCAGAGCTGCGCGCTCACGGGGATTCTGCCCCAGTACTGCGAGAGGCACGGGCTGCCCGAAGGGCTTTTCGCAAGGGAGGTTCTTCGGCGCCTCGGAGCCCGGGGCACGGTGGGCATCGGCTACAACAGCTTCGCGTTCGACGACGAGGTGACCCGGTTCCTCCTGTGGAGAAACCTCCTGCCGCCCTATGAGAGGGAGTTTAAAGACGACTGCGGGCGCTGGGACCTCTACCCGCTTGTTCTCGCGTACTGGGCGCTGCGGCCGGAAGGCGTGAACTGGCCGCGGTGGCGGGAGTGCATCGGCTTGTTGAATGAAAAGCGGCTGCTGAAGCTGCCGGAGCCGAAGAACCCGGACGCGTTCTGCTTCAAGCTCGAGTGCCTGAGCCGGGCGAACGGGCTCGGGCATGAGAAAGCCCACGATGCACTCTCGGACGTGAACGCCACCATTGAGCTTGCGCGGCTCATCCGAAGCCGAAATCCGAGATTCTGGAGCTGGGCGTTCGAAAATCAGACGAAACCGAAGGTCATCGCACAGATCAATCATCCAGCCGTGCTGTGGCTCGACCCGCACCAGAGGCAGGACAGGGGCTATCTTCGGTTTGTGAGGCAGATCGGAGTCGACAGCGTGAATCCCAACTCGGTCTATCTCTGGGATTTGACGCGTGACCCGACCGAACTTCTGGATCAGACGCCGGAGAGCATCCGGCAGAGGACTTTCAGGAAAACAGGTGATCTTCCCGAGGGAGTCTCGCCGCTGCCGATTTACAGGCTTGCGGTCAACCGTCATCCCTTTGTCTGCTCGGCCATCCATGTGCTCGGCCCGCGGCGCGCAGAAGAGTTCGGCTGGGATTTCAGTCAGATTCAGAAAAACGCCTCCTGGTTCACGGCCGAGCGGCTCAGGCTGGCAAGCGACCTGCTTTCCAGGGCTTTCACTGCCCGCGCCGGGGACGAGGCTGAGCCCGAAGACGCCGACGTTGCGCTTTATTCATCTGGATTCCCCTCGGACCGGGACCAGGGCATGCTGAAGTCCCTGCAGAACCTTTCGCCGGGAGAGCTCGAGCAGAGGGTTCATTCGGGTAGGGTCATTTTCGAGAAGCCGGTTTACTACGAGCTGCTTCTGCGCTATCGGGCGCGCAACAATCCCGAGTACCTCAACGCGGAGGAACTGGGCAGGTGGAAGGCGTTCGTGAGGCAGAAGATGCAATCGAGCCTGCCGCGGTTCGAGTGCGAGGTGCAGGCTCTGGAGGAAAGCCTCGCGGGGCGGGGCGGGGACATTGTGGCGCAGCTCCGGCAGTGGCCTAGGCGCGATGCCCTCAGGCAGATTCTTTCGGAAGAAGGCGTAAAAGGAGGACAGCGGGAAAATGAAGGACAGGAACTATGA
- a CDS encoding NAD(P)-dependent oxidoreductase, protein MKDRNYESVTPRRAAFVGLGVMGYPMAGHLRRAGHIVTVYNRTASKARRWVQEFGGEMAATPAEAAAGADVVFLCVGNDDDVRSVVYGDDGVFASMKQGAVLWDDTTDSALLARELSAEAAKRGLLFVDAPVSGGESGAQQGTLTVMCGGSDEAFEKGEPVARAFACAVTHLGGAGSGQLAKMVNQICIAGVVQGLAEALAFGENAGLDMEKVLPVIERGAAGSWQMSARGKTMLERRFDFGFAVDWMRKDLGIALQEARRNGSTLPLTALVDQFYGDIQKAGGGRLDTSSLIARFPQKPPVRRGSES, encoded by the coding sequence ATGAAGGACAGGAACTATGAATCTGTGACGCCCCGCAGGGCCGCTTTCGTCGGCCTTGGGGTGATGGGCTACCCGATGGCCGGCCACCTGCGCCGCGCTGGACACATTGTGACGGTTTACAACCGGACGGCCTCGAAGGCGAGGCGCTGGGTGCAGGAGTTCGGCGGAGAGATGGCTGCGACTCCGGCCGAGGCGGCAGCGGGAGCGGACGTCGTTTTTCTCTGCGTCGGCAACGACGATGACGTGCGCTCCGTGGTGTACGGAGACGACGGGGTATTCGCCTCGATGAAGCAGGGGGCCGTGCTGTGGGATGACACCACGGACTCCGCTCTGCTCGCCAGGGAGCTTTCCGCCGAGGCGGCGAAGCGGGGCCTGCTGTTTGTCGACGCCCCGGTTTCCGGAGGCGAGTCCGGCGCCCAGCAGGGAACTCTTACCGTGATGTGCGGTGGATCGGACGAAGCCTTCGAAAAGGGCGAACCGGTCGCCCGTGCCTTCGCCTGCGCGGTGACGCATCTCGGCGGGGCTGGCAGCGGGCAGCTTGCCAAGATGGTGAACCAGATCTGCATTGCCGGCGTAGTTCAGGGGCTTGCCGAGGCGCTCGCCTTCGGGGAGAACGCTGGGCTTGATATGGAAAAGGTGCTGCCCGTCATCGAACGGGGGGCCGCCGGATCCTGGCAGATGTCCGCGCGGGGAAAAACCATGCTCGAGAGGCGGTTTGACTTCGGCTTCGCGGTAGACTGGATGAGAAAGGATCTGGGAATCGCGCTGCAGGAGGCGAGGAGAAACGGCTCGACGCTGCCCCTCACCGCGCTGGTCGACCAGTTCTACGGAGACATTCAGAAGGCCGGGGGAGGAAGGCTCGACACTTCCAGCCTCATTGCCCGGTTCCCTCAAAAGCCGCCGGTCCGGCGCGGTTCCGAATCCTGA
- a CDS encoding glutamine--tRNA ligase, whose product MRTRFPPEPNGYLHIGHAKSICLNFGLARKFGGCCHLRFDDTNPGKESSEYVESIKESVKWLGFDWEENGRSNLFFASSYFKWMYQFAEYLIRIGYAYVDEQTQEQMKENRGTLTEPGRNSPFRDRDPEESLRLFREMKEGKHPEGSMVLRAKIDMASPNVNLRDPAIYRIRFAEHQETGNEWCIYPMYTFAHPIEDSLENITHSICTLEFEDQRAFYDWALERIVPLLRTPQFEEAGRVLRAMASGSDDRADAFLAACVANRAKLGSSEPERRAAAILDRHAEAGTSPARGTEDARSLFALMLERTELFTPLLQHALDVVRPNFFLLSHQHEFNRLNLSNVVLSKRKLISLVKEGLVDGWDDPRMPTLMGLRRRGYTPASVRNFVKKCGVSRVAGGSIDYSVLENSLREDLDDKAPRRMAVLRPLKLVIDNYPQGGSELVRASNHPKKPEMGERDVPFSGELWIEESDFALDPPKGFKRLTLPKDGSPARKVRLRAAYIIEPVSCEKDESGRVTVVHARYFPETKSGTAGSETVKAKATIHWVDAKQGVPAEFRIYGRLFEVEHPEAEDADYRTLINPHAKQVLKGFVEPALAQARGDDKFQFERTGYFVADRVDHAAGRPVFNLAVTLRDSKGKL is encoded by the coding sequence ATCCGCACCCGCTTTCCGCCCGAGCCGAACGGTTACCTGCACATCGGGCATGCGAAGAGCATCTGCCTGAACTTCGGCCTGGCCAGGAAATTCGGAGGGTGCTGCCATCTTCGCTTTGACGACACCAACCCCGGCAAGGAAAGCTCGGAATATGTCGAGTCCATCAAGGAGTCGGTGAAGTGGCTGGGGTTCGACTGGGAGGAAAACGGCAGGAGCAATCTGTTTTTCGCGAGCTCTTACTTCAAGTGGATGTACCAGTTCGCCGAGTATCTGATTCGCATCGGCTATGCCTACGTCGATGAGCAGACTCAGGAGCAAATGAAGGAGAACCGCGGCACGCTCACCGAGCCCGGGCGGAATTCGCCGTTCCGCGACAGGGATCCGGAGGAAAGCCTGCGGCTGTTTCGCGAGATGAAGGAAGGCAAGCACCCCGAGGGCAGCATGGTGCTCAGGGCGAAGATCGACATGGCGAGCCCCAATGTGAACCTCCGCGATCCTGCGATCTACCGCATCCGCTTTGCCGAGCATCAGGAGACGGGCAACGAATGGTGCATCTATCCGATGTACACCTTTGCGCACCCGATCGAGGACTCTCTCGAAAACATCACTCATTCCATCTGCACGCTCGAGTTTGAAGACCAGCGCGCTTTCTATGACTGGGCTCTGGAGCGCATCGTGCCGCTGCTGCGCACGCCGCAGTTCGAAGAGGCGGGGCGGGTGCTGCGGGCCATGGCCAGCGGGTCCGATGACCGGGCCGATGCATTTTTGGCCGCCTGCGTGGCAAACCGCGCGAAACTCGGCAGCTCGGAGCCTGAGCGCCGGGCGGCTGCGATCCTCGACAGGCACGCCGAGGCCGGCACGTCTCCGGCCCGCGGTACTGAGGACGCCCGGTCTTTGTTTGCCCTGATGCTGGAGCGCACGGAGCTTTTCACGCCGCTTCTTCAGCATGCGCTCGACGTCGTGCGGCCGAACTTCTTCCTGCTGTCGCACCAGCATGAGTTCAACCGTCTCAATCTCTCCAACGTGGTCCTTTCCAAGAGAAAGCTCATTTCTCTGGTGAAGGAGGGGCTGGTGGACGGCTGGGACGATCCCCGCATGCCCACCCTGATGGGACTTCGCCGCCGCGGCTACACGCCGGCCTCCGTGCGCAACTTCGTCAAAAAATGCGGCGTGTCCCGCGTGGCCGGCGGATCCATCGACTATTCTGTTCTGGAAAACAGCCTGCGCGAAGACCTGGACGACAAGGCGCCCCGCCGCATGGCCGTTCTCAGGCCGCTGAAGCTCGTGATCGACAATTATCCCCAGGGGGGCTCGGAGCTCGTGCGGGCGAGCAACCACCCGAAAAAGCCGGAGATGGGGGAGAGGGACGTCCCCTTCTCGGGCGAGCTGTGGATCGAGGAGAGCGATTTTGCGCTGGACCCGCCGAAAGGCTTCAAGCGCCTCACGCTCCCCAAGGACGGATCGCCGGCCCGAAAAGTGCGTCTGCGCGCCGCCTACATCATCGAGCCTGTCTCCTGCGAGAAAGACGAATCGGGCCGCGTGACCGTGGTCCATGCCCGGTATTTTCCGGAAACAAAGAGCGGCACGGCCGGCTCGGAGACTGTGAAGGCGAAGGCGACCATCCACTGGGTCGACGCGAAGCAGGGCGTTCCGGCCGAGTTCCGGATCTATGGCCGGCTTTTCGAGGTGGAGCACCCCGAAGCGGAGGACGCGGATTACCGCACGCTCATCAACCCGCACGCCAAGCAGGTTCTGAAGGGCTTCGTCGAGCCCGCGCTTGCGCAGGCCCGCGGCGATGACAAGTTCCAGTTCGAAAGGACGGGCTATTTCGTGGCCGACCGCGTGGATCATGCGGCCGGGCGCCCGGTGTTCAATCTGGCCGTGACGCTGAGGGACTCCAAGGGAAAGCTGTGA
- a CDS encoding FMN-binding protein, whose protein sequence is MKKLIVLAAAALLAAGANAAYKDGTYTGVGQGKAGPVKVQVTVKGGKVAAVKVLEQKETPMIFKGAESGVVPAIVKANGTKGVATVSGATLSSKGILAGADAALKQAK, encoded by the coding sequence ATGAAAAAGCTGATTGTTCTGGCCGCTGCTGCTCTCCTCGCTGCTGGTGCCAATGCTGCTTACAAGGACGGAACCTACACTGGCGTTGGTCAGGGCAAGGCTGGTCCTGTCAAGGTTCAGGTGACCGTCAAGGGTGGCAAGGTTGCCGCCGTCAAGGTTCTTGAACAGAAAGAAACCCCGATGATCTTCAAGGGCGCTGAGTCCGGCGTTGTCCCGGCCATCGTCAAGGCCAACGGCACGAAGGGTGTTGCCACCGTTTCCGGCGCCACCCTGTCCTCCAAGGGCATTCTGGCCGGTGCTGACGCTGCTCTGAAGCAGGCCAAGTAA
- a CDS encoding FAD:protein FMN transferase, with translation MLSRRNLLKSLAACSLPALPAAAAETGSGEPQLYQAEKNTFSMGTLIGLKVYAPTEDKASAWLEAADEEMNRLAGILTVHGDSSPMIEVIRQSGRPVAVPEEAAEAVAAALKVAKESDSAFEPTIGKLVDVWKIGFGGKAVPSDGEIRRARSFVDWRRVRVFRRGEQDYVQIGRGQDIDLGGIAKGYIGTRMALYLKELGARKALFNLGGNVVVIGSSPAGRPWRIGLQHPAEERNDYFAVLSAEDESVITSGAYERKLVINGRQYGHILSPKTGYPVQTDLSSVTIADRDGAKADAWCTALFAMGRKKAFGILRRRPDIEAALMSSDYRTVWLTPGLARRCEVTDPAVRKVILRR, from the coding sequence ATGCTATCCCGTCGAAACTTATTGAAGTCGCTCGCGGCCTGCTCTCTTCCGGCGCTGCCGGCTGCGGCTGCGGAAACCGGATCCGGGGAGCCGCAGCTTTATCAGGCGGAGAAAAACACTTTTTCGATGGGGACCCTGATCGGTCTGAAGGTTTACGCTCCGACGGAGGACAAGGCCTCGGCCTGGCTCGAGGCGGCTGACGAGGAAATGAACAGGCTTGCCGGCATCCTGACCGTTCACGGCGACTCGAGCCCGATGATCGAGGTGATCAGGCAGTCGGGCCGCCCGGTGGCGGTTCCGGAGGAGGCTGCGGAGGCTGTAGCCGCGGCGCTCAAGGTTGCGAAGGAATCGGATTCAGCCTTTGAGCCGACCATCGGCAAGCTCGTCGATGTCTGGAAGATCGGATTCGGCGGGAAAGCCGTTCCCTCCGACGGGGAGATCCGGCGCGCCAGGTCCTTTGTCGACTGGCGCCGCGTGCGGGTGTTCCGGCGCGGAGAGCAGGATTATGTCCAGATCGGCCGCGGCCAGGACATCGATCTGGGCGGAATTGCAAAGGGTTATATCGGCACTCGCATGGCGCTCTACCTCAAGGAGCTGGGAGCAAGGAAGGCTCTTTTCAATCTGGGCGGCAACGTTGTTGTGATCGGCAGTTCACCGGCCGGGCGGCCCTGGAGAATCGGGCTGCAGCATCCCGCCGAGGAGCGCAACGATTACTTTGCCGTTCTCAGCGCTGAGGACGAGTCAGTCATCACTTCGGGCGCCTATGAGCGCAAGCTCGTCATCAATGGCAGGCAGTACGGGCACATCCTCTCGCCAAAAACCGGCTATCCGGTGCAGACGGATCTTTCTTCCGTGACCATTGCGGACAGGGACGGGGCCAAGGCGGATGCCTGGTGCACGGCCCTTTTTGCCATGGGCCGGAAGAAGGCTTTCGGGATCCTGCGCCGGAGGCCGGACATAGAGGCGGCTCTGATGAGCAGCGACTACCGCACCGTCTGGCTGACCCCCGGTCTTGCGCGGCGCTGCGAGGTGACCGACCCGGCCGTGAGGAAAGTGATTCTGCGTCGCTAG
- the fnr gene encoding fumarate/nitrate reduction transcriptional regulator Fnr has product MTTSKISLSALRVACSNCNLRELCLPLRLSLKEIERIEDMVSTRKRIKRGEALYRTGDHFDNLFAIRLGFLKSTVMSSDGREQVTSFHMAGELVGLDGIASDVHSCDVIALEDTEVCVLPYERMLEITTSMRSMGQHFHKILSREIVRQHGIMLLLGSMHAEERLAAFLLNLSQRFESRGYSRSEFVLRMTRAEIGSYLGLKLETVSRVLSRFSHDGLIQVNQKHVQILNATGLRAIVSGQQPLDGEEPFDDDIRLDP; this is encoded by the coding sequence ATGACGACCTCAAAGATCTCTTTATCCGCCCTCCGGGTGGCGTGCTCGAACTGCAACCTCAGGGAGCTCTGCCTGCCCCTTCGCCTCTCGCTCAAGGAAATCGAACGCATTGAGGACATGGTGTCCACCCGCAAGAGAATCAAGCGGGGGGAGGCCCTGTACAGAACGGGCGACCATTTCGACAACCTCTTTGCCATCAGGCTCGGATTCCTGAAAAGCACCGTCATGTCCAGCGACGGACGCGAGCAGGTCACGTCCTTTCACATGGCCGGGGAACTGGTAGGGCTCGACGGCATCGCAAGCGACGTCCATTCCTGCGACGTCATTGCCCTCGAGGATACGGAAGTCTGCGTCCTGCCCTATGAACGCATGCTGGAGATCACCACCTCCATGCGCTCCATGGGGCAGCACTTCCATAAGATCCTGTCGCGGGAAATCGTCCGGCAGCACGGCATCATGCTGCTGCTCGGATCCATGCACGCCGAGGAGCGCCTCGCCGCTTTTCTGCTGAACCTCTCCCAAAGGTTTGAATCAAGGGGATACAGCCGCAGCGAGTTCGTGCTCCGCATGACCCGCGCTGAAATCGGATCCTATCTGGGCCTGAAGCTGGAGACCGTGAGCAGGGTCCTGTCGCGCTTTTCGCACGACGGGCTCATTCAGGTCAACCAAAAGCACGTTCAGATCCTGAACGCGACAGGGCTGCGCGCCATTGTTTCCGGCCAGCAGCCCTTGGACGGCGAAGAGCCCTTCGACGACGACATCAGACTCGACCCCTGA